GTTGCTGATGATCAGCCTGTGATGCTAAAAATCATATCCTCAATTTTAGAGCCAAAGGGCTATAAAGTCGAAAGCGCAAGTAATGGTGTCGAAGCTCTTATGAAAGCAAAAGTCATGAAACCAGAGCTCATACTTCTCGATATAGATATGCCGATCATGGATGGTTTAGCAACGTTAGACGCAGTGAAAAAGGTCGAGACTATTAAGCACATACCAATTATCATGCTAACCAGTCACTCTGATAAAGACATCATTAAATCCAGTATCAGCCTGGGTGCTGTCGATTATGTTGTGAAACCGACGAAAGCTGATATCCTTCTTGCGAAAATCGCGAATGCGTTAAAATAGGCCACATGAGCTAGTTATTAAACGATAGAAGCCATCAATTTTATGCAAACTCATTTGTGCGTTGACTTAACGTTGTCACTCGAATACTAGGTAGTAACTGTAACCCACCACTAGGGCTGGAATCGCAGAGTAAACAGTCGCAACTAGTGCCGCTTTAGGGGCCAATGCGATAGCAGGAAATAGCGCATCGCCATCATTGGATATCGCATTCGCTAATTGTGCAGATAAAGGCACCGCGCCTGAAATGTAGAGACTGGTGACTAAGATTTGAGGCCCACATCCTGGTAGCATACCGACAGCGACCCCGAGCAAAGGCATCCACGCACCCCAACCGGAAAAAGTCTCCGTTAAGTTAATGTGACCAAAGTAGGCTATGAGTTCAAAGGTCATAAAAGCGAGAACAACCCATGCAGTTACGAAGTTAGTATCTTGCGCCGCTTTCTGCAGGGGATGTGAAGAAACGGTTTTTTTATCTTCCGATACTGTTGACTCATAATCTTTGATTTCTTTGGTTAAGGACCAAAGTAACATGCTAAGAATGATAAGCCCTGTTCCTAGCCATTCAATACTCGCTGCAGGAAGAGAAAGAAGCGTGTTGATATCCACTTGAAACGAGCCTAGTACGGCAACAAATATTGCTGGTACGATTAGCCATTGCCAAAAGGCACCTTGGAGATTGATGGCCTTCTTTTCAAAGTGGGACTGCTGACTATGATCAGAGCGGCAGCAGAACTTTTCAGCTAATGCTGATGTAACGGTTGGTCTTAAGAAGTCGTCTTGATGGATAGCGTTGACAACCCATCCAGAGACCGAGCCTACCACAATGCCCAGTGCAACAACGGCCAAACCTATGTCAGGTTTACTGGCTAACAGAAGAAACGCAGCATCCCCCATCGTAGAGGTTAACACCGCGACAATAGCACCAAACCCGACTCGTCCACTAACGAATTGTGTCGTGACTATGATGGCACCACCGCATCCGGGAAGTGCACCCAGTAAAGAAGCAAAGAAAACCTGATAGCTACGTGAGCTCTGGTATAAGTTAACCAGCTTGCTCTCTTTGTTCATCCATAGGGACATATAGTGGTAGATGACCAAAGTAAAAGCAACGTAGGCTGACACTGCCCAAAAGGCATCAGACAACGTTGAAACTGTGACCTCTCGGGTTGCTTCGTTAAGCACTAAAGCCAGCAAAACGACGGGTAATAAAAGGCGTTTGTAAGCTGGTTGGAACTGAGAGAAAGACAGCCAATGGGGTAAAGCCGCTAGAAGTCTAATCGAATTCATAATTCCAAAATACAAATGAGAATAATTATCAATATATTTTAATGAGAATTATTTGCAACTAAAAGTTGTGATTTACACTTTTCTTTTTGCTAACTCATGACAAATTTCAAAATTCAGGTAAAGTAACGGCCTTTGTGAGTAATTGCCCAATATGGGCCTATGTAAGTCGTAATAGGAAAAAAGATGATTCTAGTTGTAGGTCACAAGAACCCTGATAGTGATAGCATCTGTAGTGCATTGGTAGCAACTGAGCTGCTAAAAGCTCGTGGCGTTGAAGCAATGCCAATTCGCCAAGGCGAAATCAATCGTGAAACACAGCACATTCTTGAAGTCGCGGGCGCAGAAGTACCTGAACTTCGTACTTCTGTTGCGGGTGAAAAAATTTGGTTGGTTGACTACTCAGATCTAGCGCAAGCACCGGATGACGTGGCTGAAGCTGAAATTTTAGGTATTGTTGACCATCACCGTCTTGGTGATGTCATGACCGTAAACCCTATGGAAGCATGGATCTGGCCTGTTGGTTGTACCAACACTGTTCTATTCAACATGTTCAAAATTGAAGGTCATGAAATCTCACCGCAAATCGCTAAGCTAATGATGTCGGCTATCCTGTCTGACACCGTCGGCTTTGCTTCTCCAACTTGCACACAGAAAGATAAAGATGCCGTTGAAGAGCTAGCGAAAATTGCAGACGTATGTGATGTTGACGCTTTCATCAAGGATCTTCTTATCGCAAAAACAAACATCGAAGGTCTTTCTGCGGCTGAGCTTGTAGAAAAAGATCTGAAAGGCTATCCATTTAACGGCCGTGATGTTGTTGTCGGTCAGGTTGAACTGGCGACTCTAGAGCAAGTAGACGGCATGATTGAAGCGCTGGAGTCAGATCTAGAACGCCGCTGTGCCGAAGAAAACCTAGCCTTTGCTGCAGTAATGCTAACTGACATCACTACAGCTCAAACTCGCCTACTATACAAAGGTGAGTGGGCAGAGAAACTGACTCAGCACGAGCAAGACGGCATGCTGATGATGGAAAATACGCTAAGTCGTAAGAAGCAAGGTTGGCCTTGGCTTCAGGCTGAGTTAGCATAACACCGTTCAATGATTAAATGTAACGCCCACGGTCATCGTGGGCGTTTTGCTTTAAGGAGTAAGGAAATGTCAGAGCCACTTTCACAACAACAGATAGACTCTGTGCTAAAAATGCGTGAAGACGAGCGATTCAGTTACACGGTGAAAGAAATCGCCAAAAACAGACAAGTCTGGATTTTGACTGATGAGCATGGCTGCGTGATGCTTAATACAGAAGATGAAGATTGTATACCGGTTTGGCCCCATGAAGAATTTGCCAATCAATGGGCTACAGGTGATTGGGAGCACTGCAAAGCAGAGGCTATATCGACCGCAAAATGGTTTAGTCGTTGGACCTACGGACTTGAAGACGATGAGTTATCTATTGTCGTGTTTCCCAATCAAAGCGAAGAAGGGCTAGTTCTGTACCCTGATGAGTTCGAATTTGAACTGAAAAAGCACCAAAAGAAATGCTAAACCTGAGGGCATCTTTTCCCAAGAGATGTCACTACCGTATTGGCTAAGTCAAACAGTGTATGATCCCATTGCAGCCTTGGCAGATGGGATTATTATTTGAAACAGGTTGCTTTGTTGAAGTGACTTTCCACCATGCGTTGAGTAATGATGTTGTCTGGGCAGGTTAACACTTGCTGTGTTTCACCTGCTTCCACTACCTCTCCATCATGCATAACCATCACCTTGTCAGTAATGTGTTTGACAACCCCTAAGTGTTGGGAAACATAGATAAACGATACGCCCATCTCTTCCTGCAATTCTAAGAATAAATTAATAATCTGAGAACGCATGGCCATGTCTAAACCATTTAGTGCTTCATCAGCGATAATAATCGAAGGTTGTAGAATCAACGCACGAGCCAAGCATATGCGCTGCTTTTGGCCTGCAGCTAGCATCTGAGGGTAAAAATAAGCGTGCTCTGGAAGCAGTCCGACCCTAAGCAAAACATCTTTAACGCGCTTCATACGTGCTTCAGGTGTCATACTGGTATTTCGTTTCAAAGGACTTTCAAGAATGCGGCCAATCTGAATACGTGGATTGAGTGACGTATTCGGGTCTTGAAATATCATCCTGATCAATTTGCAACGAGTCGAGTAATCTTTGTGTTCCAAAAGTTCGCCATTGACCCGTATTTCACCACTGGTTGGCTCGATCATTCCCGCAAGCATGCGAGCTAATGTCGACTTTCCTGAACCGTTTTGACCAATAAAACCAATGGTTTGCCCAGCTTCTAATGTAAAGCTGACAGGTTTAACGGCATGGTGGATTTTTTTGCGAAACAAGCCTGAGCGAGTGACAAACTCTTTACTTAGGCCATTAACTTCTAGTAGCGCACTCATGCTTTCTTCTTCTCCATATTCAGAGGGAAGTGGCAGGCAAATTTGTGATTTTTGACTCGTCTAGTGATTGGCATTTCTACGCACTGCCTTTGAGCATAAGGACAACGGGGGCCAAGCCGGCAACCAATGGGCAGATGCTGCAGTGGCGGAATACTACCTGGGAGAGACTGGAGTTTCTCTTTATGAGGAATCCATTCACCGAAATCGGGCATAGCTTTAAGTAAAGCAACGGTATAAGGGTGCTTTGGCTTGGCAAGAATCTTTTTAGTGTCCGCTGACTCAACAGACTGGCCACAGTACATGACGGTAATCCGCGTTGCCCACTGGGTAATGGTTGTCAAGTCATGGCCGATGAGCATGATCGACGTGTTGTTGATCTGATTCATACGACTAAGAAGTCGTAGGATTTGGGATTGAGTGATTGGGTCGAGATCGTTGGTCGGTTCATCGGCAATCAGAAGCTTAGGCTTAGCGGCGATGGCCATCGCAATCATGATCTTTTGACATTCGCCATCCGTCAGCTCATACGGATAGCTTGACATGATTTGTTCGTGGTTTCTGATCCCTACTTTATGAAGTAGAGCAACCGCTTGTTTCTTACGCCATTTAAAGCGCTCCCACCACTTTCCGCTAAAAGAATGAGCGGGGATGGACTCTATCAATTGGCGTCCGACTTCTTCCGAAGGATCCAGACACGTTGAAGGCTCTTGAAAGATCATCGCAATATCACGTGCGATGACTCTGCGACGCTCTTTAGGGGTTAACTGCAGCAAATCCACATTGCCAAGGCGCATTCGGTCGGCTGTTATCTTCCAGTTTTCCTTACAGACTCCAACGATGGCTTTGGCTACCAAACTCTTACCTGAGCCAGATTCTCCCACCAATCCACGAATTTCTCCTTCGTTCATGGTTAGACTCATGCGATCCACTGCCTTCATCAGGCCTTGCGGAGTTTCAATCTCAATCGTTAGGTGGCGAATATCTAGTAACGGCATTATTCGATCCCCGCGTTAAGTGCCTGACGAACGCCTTCACCCACCAAATTAATGACAATCACGATGAACATGATGGCAAGGCCAGGAAGCGTCACTGTCCAAGGTGCTAAATAGATTAATTCAACAGAGTCACCAAGAATCGCACCCCACTCAGTGCTTGGGGTTTGTGCGCCTAAACCAAGGAAGCCCAGTGCAGTAATATCCAAAATCGCGATTGACAGAGCGAGGGTTACCTCAGAAGCAATCACAACCAAAATATTGGGAAGAATGGAGTTCCAGAGCAGATAAAAGTCGTTCGCACCATCAAGGCGAGCAGCCATAATGTAGTCTTTTTCAACTTCAGTATGCACAGCGATATAGACTGAGCGGACGAATCTTGGGATCAAAGCGAGGCATATCGCAAGTAGAATATTAAACTCGCCAAACCCCAAGAAAGCGACAAAAATAATCGCGAGGAGAAGCGATGGAATCGACATGACGGTGTCAAGTAAATGGTTGAGTGTACTTGATAACAATCCTTTGGTCATGCCAGCTAAAATACCAATCAAACAACCCACAATTGTTGCAATGAGTGTGATGATAACAGCAGCGCCGAACGTTAACTGTGATCCCTCAATAAGCCGAGATAGGATATCTCGACCTAGGTCATCAGTACCGAGAAAATATTCGACTGTGCCTGCTGGGTTCCAAGAGGGAGGGACCAGCAGTTCCCCCGTCTGGGCTTGAGGGTCATGAGGAGTTAGCCAAGGAGAAGCTAAAGTGACGACAACAATAAAAACAAGGCACCATAAACCGAACATGGCTAAGCCGTTTGCACGATAGCTGCGCCAGAAACGCTCGAATTGCGTCGGGATTTGTTCTTCTTGATAGATGTTATCGGTTAGCATACCACTCTTTCCTTACTAACGGATTGACCATAGCGCCAACCAAATCTGAAAGAATATTCGCCGTCAACACTAAGGTGGCGACAACAATAACACCAGCCTGAATAGAAACATAATCCTGATTGGAAAGTGCGTCGAGTAACCAGCGACCAATACCCGGCCAGTTAAAGATCGATTCTGTAATGATAGCTAGAGTCAACATACTAGATAGCTGAACGCCTATCTTAGGGATAATCGGCGGTATCGCATTTCTCAGCACGTGTTGAGTGACGATTTTGTGCGTCGATAGACCTTTGATGCGAGCGGCTCGAATATAGTTTTGGCCCATGACTTCGGCAACCGAAGTACGCATTAAGCCAATGACTTGAGTGGTTGGAGCAAGTGCTAACACTAAACAAGGTAGTATCAAGTGCTCTAAAACACTTTGTAGTGCATGAGCGCGATACTCGCCACGCGCAAAGAATGCATCCACGATGGCAAAACCCGTGACATGATCAATTTCATAGAGTAGGTCATAACGGCCAGCGACTGGGAATAGCTCGAAATGCAGTGAGAATGCCATGATCATGAGGAGTGCGACCCAAAAAATCGGTGCGGAGTAACCGGACATTGAGGTAAAGGAAATGGCTGTGTCAATCCACTTGCCTTGCTTCATACCGGCGAGCGTGCCAACTGGGATCCCGATCAGGAGAGAAAGGGCAAAAGCAATCAAACATAATTCCAACGTTGCAGGGAAAACAACAGCGAGTTCATCTGCGATTGGAACACCGCTTTTTGTCATCCCAAAGTTGAGGTGCATCAGCTCGCCAATATAAGTCATCCAACCCGGCCAGAAATCTTGAACGGTCCAAGGAGAATTTGGGTCAAGCCTAAGCAGGCTAAAGCCTACCATGGTTAGGATAAGTAATGTGATGATGAAAAGGTTGATACGTCGAACAGTATAGAGAAACATTATTTGACCCTCTCTACCGCATCAAAAGGTTGTGCGTTAAATGGACTCACTTTAAACCCTTGTAATGAAGCATCATAAGCTTGGAACTGCATACCATGGCTAAGTGGAATCACCGGAAATTCTTCGTTGAGAATGTTTTGTGCCTGTTTATACAAGTTAAGACGGTAACGTGGCTTATCGACTTCCAGTGCAAGGTCGAGTAGGAAATCGAAATCAGCATTACACCAGCTGGAGACATTCAAGCCCACTCGTTTTGAATCACACGATAGTAATGGTCGGAGGAAATTATCTGGGTCACCTGTATTGGCAATCCAGCCTGTAAGGTACAGATCGATGTTGGTGTTGCTGGCGACGTCAGTGCGATCATAGCGATCATCTGTCAGTAGGTTAAGTGTAATGCCGATATCTGCTAAGTTTGCTTGGATAAGCTCAGCCGTTTTACGAGGGCTTGGGTTGTAAGCACGTGGCTCAAGAGGGACTGACATGGTCAACTCCAGCCCTTTATCGAATCCTGCTTCTTTAATTAATGCAATCGCGTAATTACGGTCGTAACGAATTTGCACACTGTCTTTGAGATAAGCCCAAGAGCTGGGAGGGAGCACCGAATAGGCCTGACTACCGGTGCCGTAGTAAACGGATTCGAGAATGTTTTGGCGATTAATGGCGTAGTTAAGAGCTTTACGAACTCTAGGGTCATTAAGTGCTGGGTGAGTGGTATTGACGGCAATGAATGAAATATTCATCGCGGGTTTAGCCATTAGTTTAATATCGCTTTGTTGTTTAATAATGGGGATCTGACTCGATAATGGCGAGTTGAGTACATCACACTCATTACGAAGTAGCTTGGCTAAAGTGCCTGTACCTCGGTGAGAAATATCAAATACCACTTGAGCCATCTTAGGTTTGCCTTTCCAGTACCCATTGTGACGTTTGAGCCTGACGAGGTCATTGACCTGATAATCATCAAGATAAAATGGACCGGTTCCAACAGGGTGGCTGTCGAGCATGGCTTTGTTATCGCTCAGCGTAAGTTGGCTAGCGTACTCTGCAGAGTGGATAACTGCATGGCTAGTGGCGATATTGGACAGAAACGTATTGTCTGGTCGGCTTAGGGTGAAACGGACTTGATATGGTGAGATAGCCCGAACATCAACGAGTAGGTTTTGAAAATCGATCCCGCTAAACCAAGGGTAGAGGCCACTTCCAACATAATGATAAGGATGGGAATTGTCGATGATTCGACGGAAGCTGAACACTACATCTTCAGCATTCATGGCTCGGCTGGGCGTAAACCAAGCGGTATTTTGGAATTGAGCGTCTTTGCGCAGGTTAAACGTATATTCTGTGCCGGATTTGTTAACGGACCAGCTGGTCGCAAGGTTGGCAATAGGTTTGAAATTGTTCGAGTCTAGCGTCAGCAAAGTATCAAATAGCTGAGGGCTAAGAGTTTCAGACGTAATGCCGCTATCAACCAATTGAGGGTTAAAGCTGGTTGGACCGCCTTGACCACAGTAGACGAAACCACTTTGGCGAATTTTATTGTGATCAAGCTCTTCACCACAGCCTGTAAGCAAGGTGATGCTGAAGATACTTAATGTCAGTTGAATGAATGCTTTCATAGAAGAACAATTGCCAGAGACAAAGCATAATAGAACTCACCATTATGCCTTAATATCTCAGTAATTTACCATTATTAGTTTATGGTTTTTAAAATAACCTATACGCACTCAGGAAAGATTCGAGAGGTCGTACTTTCTGATCATCCCTCTTAGCTGATGATAGCTCAGGCCAAGCATATCGGCTGCCTTCCGTTGGTTAAATTTGCTCTCTTCAAGGGCCGCTTTCAGCAGGCGAATATCTTGGCTTTCCTGCCACGCTTTGTAGTCCATTGGAAAATGAAAGGTTGGTTGGTCTGGTAATGGTTGTGATTGAAGAGAAACGGGCTCAGGTTCTGTTTGCCACTGTGTTGCAAACGGGTCGAATATCAATTGTTTGATTGGCTCATCTTGCTGACCATGCTGATAAACCGCCCTTTCTATCACATTTTTAAGTTCACGGACGTTTCCGGGCCATTGATAGTCAAGCAGTGCTTGCTGAGCATCAGGAGAGAAACCAACGAAGTAGTCAAAGTTCAACTCTCGACACATCTTGATGGCGTAATATTCCGCTAACAGCAGAATGTCTTCTTGGCGTTCTCGAAGTGGAGGTAAATGAATGACATCGAAAGCAAGCCTGTCAAGCAGATCTGCTCGAAACTTACCGTCCTCAGCCATTGTCGGCAGATCGGCGTTAGTCGCGCAGATCAGCCGCACATTGGCGTTAAGCAATTGGTGCCCACCAACGCGTTCATATTGGCCGTATTCAATCACTCGTAATAGCTTTTCCTGCACCAGCAATGGAGCGGTGGCGAGCTCATCGAGAAAGAGGGTGCCATTTTCAGCTCGTTCAAAGCGCCCCTTGTGACGTCCTTTTGAACCAGTAAAAGCGCCTTGCTCATGGCCGAATAACTCTGAGTCGATCAGGCCTTCGCTCAAGGTAGAGCAATTGAGGGAAATTAGTGGCTGATCCCAACGTTTTGATAGGTAATGGAGGCGTTGAGCAATCAGTTCTTTACCTGTCCCTCGTTCACCAATGATCAGAATAGGACGTTCTATGGCTGCGAGTTTGGAGACCTTGTCTAGTATCGTCAGGAAAGCTGGTGACTCGCCAATGAGATTTTGTTGCATGAAAACACTCCAATGGTGAAATTTACCTATTGTTAGCTAAATTCATCATAGATAAGTTCGAATTACAATGGTAGTTTTCGTAAGTGTTTGTTTTGTATTTATTTATAAGTTGGCACGTATCTTGGTTATTGAATAAGTAAGTGAAACCTACAATGAACATCAGATGTAACCAAGTCGCGATAATGTGATTGATTACAGGATAAGGAGTTAAATATGGGTATTTTTTCTCGTTTTGCCGACATCGTAAACTCAAACATTAGTGCCTTATTAGATAAAGCGGAAGATCCTGAAAAAATGATTCGTCTTATTATTCAGGAAATGGAAGATACATTAGTCGAAGTTCGTACGAATTCGGCCAAGGCGATTGCTGATAAAAAAGAGTTGGCACGTAAAGTTGAATCTCTTGAAGGCCAAATTAGCGATTGGCAAGAGAAAGCTACACTAGCTCTGACCAAGCAGCGTGAGGATTTGGCTCGTGCAGCTTTAATTGAAAAGCAAAAACTGCAAGATATGTTGAAAGGTTTGCATACTGAGCAAACATTAGTGGAAGAAACGATTGAAAAGCTCACCGGCGAAATCAGTAAGCTTGAAAGTAAAATCACCGAAACACGTGCTAAGCAGCAAGCACTTGCTATTCGTTCTCAAGCGGCTTCGAACCGACGTGATGTGCAAAAGCATTTACATACGGCGCGTACATCTGAAGCAATGGCAAAGTTCGAGCAATACACTCGTAAGATAGATGAACTGGAAGCAGAAGCAGATGTATATGCTAAGTCCGGTAATTCGAAATCCTTAGATCAGGAATTTGCTGAGCTGCAAGCGCAAGACGAGATTGAACAAGAGCTTGAAAATTTGAAAAAACAGATGAACGAAAAAAAGTCATAAAAGTCGAGATCTGAAGGTGCACAGGTCAGGTGGGTCGCACCTGACCTCATCAAAACCAATTTATGGTTTTTCCAATATTTTCGAAGTTCTTAGTTTTATTTAATTGATTTTATAACAGCTTGCGGCAGAGTAGAGGTGTACTCGTGTGAAACTGTTGTCTATTTATTAGGAGTCATTTATGTCGTCATTTCTTATTGCAGGACCACTGATTGTCTTTCTGATTTTCGTCGCTCCACTATGGTTAATACTTCATTATCGTAGCAAGAAGAAAACGGCAAGTGGTCTATCAGAAGATGATTTCCAGAGATTACAAACCTTGTCAGAAAAAGCAGAACAGATGCAAAAGCGTGTGGACACGTTAGAGCGTATTCTTGATGCTGAAACCCCTAACTGGAGACGCCGATATGAATAAGCGAGAGCTGTACCGCGATACCGTTAATGGTAAGATTTCAGGTGTTTGTGCAGGCTTAGCTAATTACTTTGGTACTGAAGTTTGGTTGATTCGAATCTTAGTGATCTCTGCTGCACTTCTTGGTGGCAGCTTCTTGGTGTTGTTGGCCTATATCGCGATGACTTTCATGCTTGAAAAACAACCTGCTAATTATGTTGAATCTCTTAAAATGGAGCAGGAACACAAGTTGAAAAGTAAACCATGGCAACAAGGTCAGGCTCCTGGGGCATTGCTAGAAACGCTTGAGAAAGATTTTGATGGCCTTGAAAATCAAATTCGTGGCCTAGAGGCGTATGTCACCTCCGATACGTTTAAAGTTGATCGAGAGTTTAAAAGTTTATAGTTCGATAATGAGAACCGCCACTATGTTTTGTTAGCAAATTATTAATTTTAATAATAATTTACTGGTATGTGTCTGGCAGTCGCGTAATCATTCATCTATCTTTGTAACTAAAAGTGACAAATGGATGTTTGACTATGCACAAGAATTTTGTGCTTCTCGCCATAGCTGCAACATTAGGTGGCTGTGGTAAGGAGCTCCCTCCTGTTCCTGAACCCGAATCCAGACCAGCAAAACTCTTTACCGTTTCGGTTGGCAACGCACAGTTTGAAAGACATTTTCCCGCCACATCCGAAGCTGGTGACAAAGCGATTTTAGCTTTCCGAGTACCCGGACAACTTCAGTCTATCGATGTCCTTTCGGGCCAACCTGTGAGCAAAGGTGAAGCCCTTGCCTCCCTAAACCCAGATGAATATTCCTTATTAGCTAAGCAGGCAGAAGCGCAGTACCGCCTCGCGGATGTTCAGTTTGAACGTTATAAAAAACTGCGTGTTGATAAGGTAGTTTCAGAGCAAGATTTTGATCAAGCTAAAGCGAACCTTAACTCTGCCAAAGCCACATTAGAACAAGCCCGTGCCAATCTTCGTTATACCAAGTTGGTTGCACCTTATGATGGCACGATTTCACTGATTACGGCTGATAACTACGAATACATTGCTGCTAAGCAAGGTGTAATGAATATTCAGACGAATCAGTTAATGAAAGTACAATTCCAGCTCCCTGACCACCTGTTGAATCGCTTTGCAAGCGGCATCAACCTGACTGCAACTATGAAATTTGATGCTTTTCCTGAGAGCCGCTATGAGCTGACTTTTCAGGAAGTAGATACGGAGGCCGATCCTAAAACGGGCTCTTACAAGGTCACCATGGTCATGGCACGCCCAACAGATACCGGAATTTTGCCGGGTATGGCGGGGGAGGTGCATGTCAAAATTGATTCAGAAGGAGCGACACGGATTCCTAATGCAGCAATATTTAACGAAAACGGAAAAACTTGTGTTTGGCGTGTAGCACACAATGGCGTAGTGGAAAAAGCTTCCATTGTGTTGAACAACAAGCGTGAAGTTAAGAGTGGTTTAAATGATGGTGATCAGATCATCATTTCTGGTGTCAGTGGCATTGAACCCGGGACCAAAGTGAGGGAGTGGATCAAGGAGCGAGGATTGTAATATGAAGCAATGGATTAGCCTCATCGTGCTCTCAACAGCTGTCATTCTTGTAGGCTGCGGTGGTGATAGTGAATACGTTGACTTTGGCCCCCCTAAAGTCAAAATCATAGAAATAGACAGTGGTATCCCAAAGGAGCACTTATATTTCCCTGCTGTCGCCAATGCCGCTGAGCGCTCTCATTTAAGTTTTCGGGTAGCGGGTGAAATCAGTGAGCTCAACGTTAAAGAAGGCGATCAGGTAAAAAAAGGCGATGTGCTTGCGAAGCTGGATCCGACAGATTACAAGCTTGATGTTGATA
This sequence is a window from Vibrio coralliilyticus. Protein-coding genes within it:
- a CDS encoding efflux RND transporter periplasmic adaptor subunit, coding for MHKNFVLLAIAATLGGCGKELPPVPEPESRPAKLFTVSVGNAQFERHFPATSEAGDKAILAFRVPGQLQSIDVLSGQPVSKGEALASLNPDEYSLLAKQAEAQYRLADVQFERYKKLRVDKVVSEQDFDQAKANLNSAKATLEQARANLRYTKLVAPYDGTISLITADNYEYIAAKQGVMNIQTNQLMKVQFQLPDHLLNRFASGINLTATMKFDAFPESRYELTFQEVDTEADPKTGSYKVTMVMARPTDTGILPGMAGEVHVKIDSEGATRIPNAAIFNENGKTCVWRVAHNGVVEKASIVLNNKREVKSGLNDGDQIIISGVSGIEPGTKVREWIKERGL
- the pspF gene encoding phage shock protein operon transcriptional activator, translated to MQQNLIGESPAFLTILDKVSKLAAIERPILIIGERGTGKELIAQRLHYLSKRWDQPLISLNCSTLSEGLIDSELFGHEQGAFTGSKGRHKGRFERAENGTLFLDELATAPLLVQEKLLRVIEYGQYERVGGHQLLNANVRLICATNADLPTMAEDGKFRADLLDRLAFDVIHLPPLRERQEDILLLAEYYAIKMCRELNFDYFVGFSPDAQQALLDYQWPGNVRELKNVIERAVYQHGQQDEPIKQLIFDPFATQWQTEPEPVSLQSQPLPDQPTFHFPMDYKAWQESQDIRLLKAALEESKFNQRKAADMLGLSYHQLRGMIRKYDLSNLS
- the pspA gene encoding phage shock protein PspA, giving the protein MGIFSRFADIVNSNISALLDKAEDPEKMIRLIIQEMEDTLVEVRTNSAKAIADKKELARKVESLEGQISDWQEKATLALTKQREDLARAALIEKQKLQDMLKGLHTEQTLVEETIEKLTGEISKLESKITETRAKQQALAIRSQAASNRRDVQKHLHTARTSEAMAKFEQYTRKIDELEAEADVYAKSGNSKSLDQEFAELQAQDEIEQELENLKKQMNEKKS
- the pspC gene encoding envelope stress response membrane protein PspC, with the translated sequence MNKRELYRDTVNGKISGVCAGLANYFGTEVWLIRILVISAALLGGSFLVLLAYIAMTFMLEKQPANYVESLKMEQEHKLKSKPWQQGQAPGALLETLEKDFDGLENQIRGLEAYVTSDTFKVDREFKSL
- the pspB gene encoding envelope stress response membrane protein PspB; protein product: MSSFLIAGPLIVFLIFVAPLWLILHYRSKKKTASGLSEDDFQRLQTLSEKAEQMQKRVDTLERILDAETPNWRRRYE